The DNA region GTCATGTTTCTTCTTTTATAGAATCTTCTAAAACAAATAAACCAAAAGAGATAACTTATTTTAAAAATAAAACTAATTATGAAGAATATAATGATAAACAAACTATTAATTTAGATGAAATAGAAGAAGCTGAAATTATAGAAGTAATCGAAGAAAAACCAAAAGAAGAAAAATTAAAATTAGAAGATAAAAAAATTAATAAGAAAAAACCAGAAAAAGAAAATGATTTTATATATCCTGAAGAAGTTGTAAAATATATTCAAAAAGCAAAAAAGAACATATATGCTTCAAGAGCTTGGGACAAAAGAACAGATACAAAAATTAAAAAAATTTTTATAGAAGAAGGAGAAATTATTTTAATTGAAGTTCTAAAAATAATATATAAAAATTTAAATTCTAATATAAAAACAACATTAGTTCAATATATAAACGGTGTTCTGAAAAACATCTTAAGTCAAGAAAATGATGTTTCAAAACAAAACTTAACTTTGTTTAATAACATTGTGAAAGAAAAAGGTTTGATTAGTAAGAAGAAGATAAATCAAGCAAGAAGAACGGTGAAAAAACCGGTAATAAATAGTTTAAAAGAATTAATAGATGAAACAGATATATCTGTAGATATTTTAAAGATTTTTGATGAGTATGATGAGTATGAAAAGTTAAAAATTGAAGAACAAGCAATTAATATTTGTTCATTGGAAGAAAATATTGATGTTAATTTTTTACTGACTATGAAAAGAAAATCTAAAAAAATCTATTTTAATACAATAAAAAAATATATTGAGAGAGTTATTAACGAGTAGATTTAACAAAACCTTAAATTTGTTAAATAAAAGTGTATAAAGTAATTAAAATATCATAAAATACACAAATAAAGACTTAAAAGTGAACATTTTTTGACAAAAAAACAATTCAAAATAAAAATTGACAAAATTTTGAAAATTAAGTATTCTATATTAGAATAACGAATTTAAATTTTATGTTTTTATATAATAATAAACAATAAATGTAGAAAGGTGAGTAGGATAATGGTAAGTAAAATAGTTGAAATTAAAAACGAAACAGGTTTACATACAAGACCTGGTAATGAATTTGTAAGTTTAGCAAAAACATTTACATCTCAAATTGAATTAGAAAATGAAGAAGGAAAAAAAGTAAAGGGAACATCTTTATTAAAATTACTTTCTTTAGGAATTAAAAAAGGTGCAAAAATAACAGTTCACGCTTCAGGAGAAGACGAAAATGAAGCAGTTGAGAAGTTAGCTCACCTACTTGAAAATCTAAAGGACTAATAAATATAGTACGATAGTTTAAAGTGTGAGAAGGATGGGGGTGACTCTGTCCTTTTTTTTGTTAAAAAATTAAATTTTGGGAGCGATAAAATATGAGAAAATTTGTAAAAGGTATAGACGCATCTCCAGGGGTAGCAGTAGGAAAAGTATTTTTATATAAGGAAGAGGAGCTTTTTATCGATAAAAGCGAATGTTCAAATGTAGAGGTTCAAAAAGAAAAGTTAATCGAAGGAAGAGAAAAAACAAAAGAGCAGTTATTAAAAATAAGAGAAAAAACAGCTAGACAATTAGGTGAAGATAAAGCTGCAATATTTGATGGACATATAACATTATTAGAAGATGAAGACTTGTTTGACGAAGTTATAGAATTAATTGAAGATGAGAAAATAACTGCAGAAAATGCATTAGAGCAAGGTATCAGCGGATATTGTGATATGTTAGCAAATTTAGAGGATGAATACTTAAGAGAAAGAGCAGCAGACTTAAGAGATATAGCTAAAAGATGGTTATATAACATTGTAGGAATAGAAATCGTTGATTTATCTTCTCTTCCAGCTAACTCAATTGTAGTAGCAAGAGATTTAACTCCTTCTGATACAGCTCAATTAGATTTAAAAAATGTTGTAGCATTTATAACTGATATTGGTGGAAAAACAGCTCACTCATCAATTATGGCTAGATCATTAGAAATACCTGCAGTTGTAGGAACTGGAAACATAACTGAGTTAGTAACAAATGAAGCACCAATAGTAGTAGATGCTTTATCAGGAGATGTAATAATCAACCCAACAGAAGAGGATGTTGAAAAATATTCTAAAAAAAGAGAAAAATATTTAGAAGAAAAAGAACTTTTAAAGCAGTTAAAAGATAAAACAGCTACATCAAAAGATGGTGTAACAGTTGGAGCTTGGGCGAATATCGGATCACCAAAAGATGTTGCAGGAGTTTTAAGAAATGGAGCTAACGGTGTAGGTCTTTATAGAACAGAGTTTTTATTTATGGCAAATGATAGATTCCCAACAGAAGATGAGCAATTTGAAGCTTATAAAGTTGTTGCTGAATCAATGAAAGATGAGAATGGAAAATCTTATCCAGTAACAATAAGAACAATGGATATAGGTGGAGATAAGTCATTACCTTATATGGAGTTACCACATGAGGAAAATCCATTCTTAGGATGGAGAGCTTTAAGAATATGTCTAGATAGACCAGAAATCTTAAAAACACAGTTTAGAGCGCTTTTAAGAGCATCAGCATTTGGATATATAAAAATTATGTTACCAATGGTAATTTCAATTGAAGAGTGTAGAAAATCAAAAGCTTTATTAGAAGAATGTAAAGCTGAATTAAGAGCTGAAGGAATAAAATTTGATGAAGATATCCAATTAGGTATCATGATTGAAACACCAGCAACAGCATTTAGAGCTAAATGGTTTGCACAAGAAGTAGACTTCTTCTCAATAGGAACAAACGATTTAACACAATATACATTAGCTGTAGATAGAGGAAATGAAAGAATATCTCATTTATATGATACTTATAACCCAGGAGTTTTAGCAGCAATTAAAGCAGCAATTGATGGAGCTCATGAAGGTGGAATATCTATTTCAATGTGTGGTGAATTTGCAGGAGAAGCTAGAGCAACTGCTTTATTATTTGGAATGGGTCTAGATGCATTCTCAATGTCAGCTATATCAGTTGCAAAAGTAAAGAAAAACATAATGGCAATGGATAAAGCATCTGCAGAAGCTTTAGTAGAAAGAGTAATGTCTATGAGTACGACAGAAGAAATATTAGCAGAAATAGATAAATATAACGAAGAATTATTAGGATAATTTAAAAAAGGTGAAATCTTTATTTCACCTTTTTTTATTTTTAAGGTATACTATGATAAAAATAATAGGGAGGATGTTATGGGATTAAAAGATTTTAAAGTAAAAGTTTATAAAGAAAATATTCTGCATAACTATCACTATTTAAAAAAAATAAAACAAAAAGATATAATAGCTGTTGTAAAATCAAATGCTTATGGTCATGGTATTGAAAATATAGTGAAATTTTTATCTGAATGTGGATGTAAATATTTTGCAGTGGCTAGAGAATGTGAAGCTGAAAAAATTCTAAAATTGAAGTTAAATGATATAAATATTATCATTTTGGAAACAATAGACGAATTAGACTTTATAAAAAAGAATAGTAATGTTCAAATGGTTGTAAATAGTTTGAAAGATCTTTTAAATCTTTTAAATCAAGGAGTTTCTACAAAACAGTTGCATTTAAAATTAGATTTTGGTTTTGGAAGAAATGGTATTATGGAAAAAGAGTTTGATCAATTAGTAAAAATAGTAAAAGAAAAAGATTTAAACTTTAAAGGAATTTCTACTCATGTTTTTGCAGCAGACTATGAGGATATGTTAAAAATTGAAGAAAAATTTTCAGAAATTTTAAAGATATTGAAAAAAGATAGATTTGAAATGATTCATATGCAAAATAGTGCAGGAGTTATTTCAATAGAAGGAAAAAATTGTACTCATATAAGATGTGGAACAATTCTTTTTGGTCTCCAAGAAATAGGATATTTTGATCCAAATGTAAAAAGAGCATTTAAGTTAAATGGAAAAATCTTAGGAATAAAAGATTTAAAAGATTTAAAGTATATAGGTTATGAAAAAAAAGAGAATATAAATATAGAAAAATATAAAAAAATAGCTAAAATAAGATTAGGTTATGGAGATGGATTTTCAAAAAGAAGTGAGGGAATTATGTCTATAATCAATAATAAAAAATTTAAAATAGTTCACATTAGCATGGATAGTTCATTTATTTTAGTTGATGATTCTGTGAAAGAGGGAGACTTTGTAGAAATATTTC from Candidatus Cetobacterium colombiensis includes:
- a CDS encoding HPr family phosphocarrier protein, whose translation is MVSKIVEIKNETGLHTRPGNEFVSLAKTFTSQIELENEEGKKVKGTSLLKLLSLGIKKGAKITVHASGEDENEAVEKLAHLLENLKD
- the ptsP gene encoding phosphoenolpyruvate--protein phosphotransferase, which encodes MRKFVKGIDASPGVAVGKVFLYKEEELFIDKSECSNVEVQKEKLIEGREKTKEQLLKIREKTARQLGEDKAAIFDGHITLLEDEDLFDEVIELIEDEKITAENALEQGISGYCDMLANLEDEYLRERAADLRDIAKRWLYNIVGIEIVDLSSLPANSIVVARDLTPSDTAQLDLKNVVAFITDIGGKTAHSSIMARSLEIPAVVGTGNITELVTNEAPIVVDALSGDVIINPTEEDVEKYSKKREKYLEEKELLKQLKDKTATSKDGVTVGAWANIGSPKDVAGVLRNGANGVGLYRTEFLFMANDRFPTEDEQFEAYKVVAESMKDENGKSYPVTIRTMDIGGDKSLPYMELPHEENPFLGWRALRICLDRPEILKTQFRALLRASAFGYIKIMLPMVISIEECRKSKALLEECKAELRAEGIKFDEDIQLGIMIETPATAFRAKWFAQEVDFFSIGTNDLTQYTLAVDRGNERISHLYDTYNPGVLAAIKAAIDGAHEGGISISMCGEFAGEARATALLFGMGLDAFSMSAISVAKVKKNIMAMDKASAEALVERVMSMSTTEEILAEIDKYNEELLG
- a CDS encoding alanine racemase, producing MGLKDFKVKVYKENILHNYHYLKKIKQKDIIAVVKSNAYGHGIENIVKFLSECGCKYFAVARECEAEKILKLKLNDINIIILETIDELDFIKKNSNVQMVVNSLKDLLNLLNQGVSTKQLHLKLDFGFGRNGIMEKEFDQLVKIVKEKDLNFKGISTHVFAADYEDMLKIEEKFSEILKILKKDRFEMIHMQNSAGVISIEGKNCTHIRCGTILFGLQEIGYFDPNVKRAFKLNGKILGIKDLKDLKYIGYEKKENINIEKYKKIAKIRLGYGDGFSKRSEGIMSIINNKKFKIVHISMDSSFILVDDSVKEGDFVEIFHDLEDAINHLKVPHYEFLSCINDRIKRELI